A window of Salvia splendens isolate huo1 chromosome 8, SspV2, whole genome shotgun sequence genomic DNA:
TTTATCATGACCAGCATCATCTATTGCCTGCAATTCCAGCAACAACATCATTGAAGATACTCAGATGGAAACAAAACAGAACCTTTCAGATATTTAGATTCAATGCGAAAAGGATAGTAGAGCAGAACTGAGACGGATAAGTAAAAAATGGATCCAACTCTCTTGCACAAAATTTAGCAGGTGGCTTCAAAAGTTCGAGGGGAAAAACATAGACGTGTCAAAAAGTAAGTTTCATTAACGACGTGCTTTCTTGTTTAACTTATGCAAGAAAAAACAGTAATGGCATAGTATCAAAGTCTAGAAATCAAGTATAGCAGATTTTAGAGTGAACCAAGTATGCTAAGCACAATTATATAAGTGACGAAGTGAATGGACGGGAATTTGTAATGTCATGTCACCACCTTAATATGAAAGAAGCCAAAGTCATAGCCATCAGGTCTGCCGGGTTTATGTTCATCTGAGCCAGGTACAAAGACACTGGGGCATGAGTTAGAAGGAGCCGAGAGTGCTTTGGCTATTGCAGTTGCTTTTGAGGTTAGCAGGGTTCTGTAGTCTCCTGTTGCTCCTGGAGCTTCTAAAATATCAATACCAAGGGATAAACCCAAACCAGCAATGATTTTAGTAGGAGCAACCATACAAGGCCACAAACCGTGCAATTTTTCAAATGAGGGGACCTGGATTTGTCCTTTTTGGTTAAGAAGCAGTTCACCAGTAAAATATGCAGTTATctaaatgaaatttttaattaaacaaaGCAAATGCTGATAAATTTTTATGAAAGATTACCTCAATTCGAATGCCACAACCTCGTAAAAGGACAAGATTAGCTATATTCTTTCCTTTGGCAATTCTTCTAGCATTCACAGGATGATTAGCCAAAATACGGGATATCACTTTCGATAACTCATTAATAACTGCAGCCGTATTCTTTGCTTCATCAGAATCGTCGAGAGGCTGAGCTTGTAAAAACAGGCGAGTATCCTTCAACGGGTCTGTTCCCGATATGTTTCCACTTAATTTTGGTCCTTTAACAACCACGCCACATCTATGTTCCGTGGCATACCTATAGAGATGATAACATTACATGACTCGTACTTGGTAACAGTAGCATTAGCATCTCATAGAAGAAGCCTGACTTCTTAGAAGTCACTACACAACTTGAATGCAATTGTTAACATTGGCATACTACTATTCAACAAAGTGAGGATGTTTGCTTAAATATGTAAAATCTTGAACAACATGCACCTGACTCTAACTTCATACTGAGGAAAAGTAGGAAGCTTAAGTCCATCCAGTGCTGCACAAAGAACGGGACCTTCTTCCTCAAAATGCCTATCTGCCCTCCTGCTGGTTACTACACCAGTACTTTCATCAAGAGTTGCAAAGTTGGACTGAGAGAAAAATGAGGGGCACAATGAAAATCAGCTACATTGTGTATGGTtcaggattattaggaaagtgaAAATGAGTACTTAGTCGAGAAAATTCTGCGGAAGCAATACAGATCATGTCAATGAAACTGAGGCTATTGTTGGTACAGGGCAGGCTGTTGTTAAGATGCAGCAATAAAATACTTATTCTGTATCTTTCCTTATGAGTGGAAATAAGAAGAGTTTGAATAATACATCCAAACCAACTATAACAATTTACCAATCTAAAACCTGCATTAACTATTAAAAGTATTAAAAACTTAAGCATAAATACACAATAAAAGTACCGTAGTTtgagaaagaaactaaactttGCAGGATAGTTAACagtaaaagaaaaaactaaGATAGTAGTAGCACACACGTACTTTAAAAGCGATATCTCCAGGCGACATTGCCAAACCTGCGCCCATGGACTCGAATCCACCTCGGCCTCGATAATAGATCCTAGGATCATAGCCCAATAGGGAAAGATGTGCAGTATCACTTCCACAACCTAAGCCGACTTCAACAGGGTCCATAAGACCGTTGATGCCAGCTGATGCTATTGCATCCAAATTAGGGGCATTGGCAACTTGTAATGGAGTCTTATAACCAAATCTTGGCAGTGATACATCTCCCACCCCATCAATTAGAATAAAAGCAACCCTTCTCTTTGGCTCCTTTGAGTTAACCATTTCCCTAAGCTATTACACTGTTTTCGACCTATGCAACTGAGCAATCGATTAGCAGAATAAcaacaaaattatatttttatataccaATTTCTGGTATCATCGTATAAGGCAATACACTTGATTACAGATATAAACAATAGAAACCGACGAAAAAGAAGCAAGATTGCAAACctaacacaaataaataaatcaaatagcCAACCAAATATGTAGGAGcaatttactttttaaaattattgaacTTGGTCCATGGTTGAGACCGAAGCAACTAAATACATTTGAAATCATCAATTAAGAAATCATATTCAGTCGGAAATCCACTAAAAAGCAACAATAACAATGACATCAAAAGGAGAGACTAGCAAATTGATGATCATCATGATTGCAAATAGCGTTTGAACCTGTGAAGAATCTAAAATCTTGAAACTGAGAAAACGATTTAGTCTTTCATATATCACCCGAAAATGAATTTGAGAAACTAGGAGTGGAGTGAGGTAGCGTCGTTTGTATGCGATTCCAACGAGAATTTTCTAGTTTGCATTATGACCCCATTAATTTCAATTCTCTTACTTTAGGCCTCATAAAATACACCAATTTGATAGTAGTATATTGGAGATTCATTCAACCATATCAACAAAATATTCTCATCATATCATTTCACAATTTCCAATTTTAAAAGAACAAATCTTTCCTTTCTTTACCAATttctattaaattaaaaaagccTACCTTGATAGATTAGATTtaatagttttatttatttttgatgtTTTTGCCATGATTTTGGCTACAACTCCTGTATTTCACCTAACTTGTAGACAGTTTGTGAAATATGGATTAGTTGTCAATTTTACATTTTTCCCGCTACCGTATCGATGTTGAATTATACTACTCCCCCGTCCCtaataattcgtcaccatttaaCTCgaaacaaattttaagaaataaaatagaaattgggttgaaaaagttggtggcatgtgagtgtgaatgagttaatggaatgtagggtctactaccaaaaatagtaaaatgtgataaatttttaggaacgaacgaaaatggaaataagtgacaaattttctgGTATATGAATAAAAATTCCATGGTCCATCCATACCAAGTTGGCATAGTGAATTGGTGTACCTCATCAATAACTCTTcgacaaaagaaaataaaaaaatgacccTATGCCACATCAATTAAATACcaattcaataaaaataattgcaCCAAACAAACATATATTAATCATGGGAAGTGGGATtatattaatactattatttatggAAATTATCATCACAGAATATTAGAATAGGCGTGCAATAAGCACCTTTAATGTAAGTACTTAATATTTTAcacataaaaatttaattatattgtaCTCCTTATTATAATACTTTTCATgccaagaaaaaaaattatgttaaaacTCCTTGAGAGTAATTTTTTGAGATTTTATGAATAAGACCTTTTTTTCTTGTAAt
This region includes:
- the LOC121746165 gene encoding probable 2,3-bisphosphoglycerate-independent phosphoglycerate mutase — encoded protein: MVNSKEPKRRVAFILIDGVGDVSLPRFGYKTPLQVANAPNLDAIASAGINGLMDPVEVGLGCGSDTAHLSLLGYDPRIYYRGRGGFESMGAGLAMSPGDIAFKSNFATLDESTGVVTSRRADRHFEEEGPVLCAALDGLKLPTFPQYEVRVRYATEHRCGVVVKGPKLSGNISGTDPLKDTRLFLQAQPLDDSDEAKNTAAVINELSKVISRILANHPVNARRIAKGKNIANLVLLRGCGIRIEVPSFEKLHGLWPCMVAPTKIIAGLGLSLGIDILEAPGATGDYRTLLTSKATAIAKALSAPSNSCPSVFVPGSDEHKPGRPDGYDFGFFHIKAIDDAGHDKASVFKVKGLEAVDKAIGQLAKLLWLAESTGDFQYYICVTGDHSTPVEYGDHSFEPVPFTLCRLKDFIGAVGGESYLSSISLDPFPLPTVEPGDDLAQADRSQEEKQGQAFSGDKVFEFNEIAAARGILGRFTGSEMMGIIKAFLKL